A window of Sedimentibacter sp. MB31-C6 genomic DNA:
TCTTCTATTAATCTTATTACTTCTTCTTTTCTATTTTGTAAATTCCTTAAATAAACTAACCTTTCATGCAAATCCCTCAAAACAATATCATCTAAAGACCCCGTTTGCTCTTTACGATATCTTGCTATAAAAGGAATTGTATTTCCTTCGTCAATTAATTTAATAGTGTTTTCTACTTGATTTAACTTAATATTAAATTCTTCACATAATATTTTGTTTATATCCACCATTCTCTCTCCCTCCATTTTAACTGTAGAATACGCATTATATGCGTTCGAGGTTTGCGTATAATACAAACCTTACGATTGTTTTAGTGATTTCATTTTCAAATATTCATTCATAAACATGTCAATATTACCGTCCATGACTGACTGAACATTTCCAATTTCAGCATTTGTACGGTGATCTTTTACAAGATTATAAGGATGAAAAACATATGACCTAATTTGGCTACCCCAAGCAATTTGATTATATTTGCCTTGTATATCTTCTATCTTTTCTTTTTGCTCCATTTCCTTGATTTCAATTAGCTTTGATTTTAACATTCTTAATGCAGTAGCTTTATTACTATGTTGTGATCTTTCATTTTGACAGGAAACGACTATACCCGTTGGAATATGGGTAATACGTATTGCAGAATCTGTTGTATTGACATGCTGACCTCCTGCGCCACTAGAACGGTATGTGTCAATTCTTAAATCTGATTCATTTATTTCTATATCATTGTCTTCAGATATTTCAGGTATTATATCAACTGACGCAAATGATGTATGTCTTTTATTTGATGAATCAAATGGAGATAAGCGAACTAAACGGTGAACTCCTTTTTCTGATTTTAAATATCCGTATGCATTTTCACCTTCTACAAGTAATGTAACACTTTTTATTCCAGCTTCTGTGTCAGGAAGTATATCAAGAACTGTTAAGTTATATCCATGGGATTCTACCCACCTTGTATACATTCTATAAAGCATGTCTGCCCAATCCTGAGCTTCTGTACCGCCTGCTCCTGAATGAATGGATAGTATAGCATTATTCTTATCATATTCTCCACTTAACAACGCAACTATTCGAGCTGCTTCAAGTTGATCTTCAACTTCTTTCATATCACTTTTTATTTCTGAAATCTGACTTTCATCATCTTCCTCTATTATCAGTTTTAATAAAAGCTCTATATCCTCTACTTGTTGTTTAAGATTTAAATAATCATTCATACGGTTAGTATTGCTTTTTAATTTCTGAGCTATCTTTTGTGCTTTTTCTTGGTTATTCCAAAAATCTGGTTCCTGCATTTCTTGCTCAAGTAATATGTTCTCTTCCTTCAACTTTTCCAAGTCAAAGGGAACCACCTACTTCATTTAATATTTCATTGAATTTTTTTAGTTTTTCGTTAATTTCATACAAATCTATCAAATTATCAACTCCTTTTTATAACTATTGACAAAAACAAATGTATGGAACGCTTAAGTGCGTTCCGCGTTGCATATTTTACACAACCTACAATCATTCTATTCGTCTTTACCACAACATTTTTTATATTTCTTTCCACTTCCACAAGGACATGGATCATTTCTGCCAACTTTTTTCTCTTTTTTTACTACAGGTTTTGGTTTTCCAGTTCCACCTAAATCTCCACCACTCATACCTGTAATTTTAGCAACTTCTTTTCGTTGAATTTTTTCTTGAGGTCTTACTCTCATTAACATCTTAATAGTTTCTTCTTGTATTGATGCAGTCATTTCTTCAAACATATCATAGCCTTCAACCTGATATGCTCTTACAGGATCTTGGTTTCCTAAAGCTCGCAACCCAATACCTTGTCTCAATTGATCCATGGCATCTATATGATCAATCCATTTTGTATCTACGTTTCTAAGTAAAACAATTCTTTCTATTTCTCTGAATGTTTCTTCTCCAAATTCTTTTTCTTGTCTTTCGTAATGTCTACCTATTGCATTTCTAACTTTTTCTCTTAGTTTTTCTTTTGTAATTTCTTCAGGATCATCACCATCAAAACTTATTAGTATAGCAAAGGTATCTGCTATATATTTTTCAAAACTGTTAATATCCCAATTATCATTGCCTCGTTCTTCAGTAGTATACATACTTATACCATGTTCGATAATTTCATTAATCATATGATTTATATAATCTTTGAGATTTTCACCAAGGAGCACTCTTCTTCTTTCAGAATAAATAACCTCTCTTTGTTTATTCATAACATTATCGTATTGAAGAACATGTTTTCTTATATTAAAGTTCCTACCTTCAACTCTACCTTGAGCTGTTTCTATGGTTTTAGTTAGCATTCCTGCTTCTAAAGGTTCATCTTCTGGCATTTTTAGTGTATTTATAATTGTTTTAACTTTATCCCCTGCAAATAGTCTCATTAAATCATCTTCCAATGAAATGAAAAACCTTGTTGAACCAGGGTCTCCCTGTCTACCTGCACGACCTCTCAACTGATTATCTATACG
This region includes:
- the prfB gene encoding peptide chain release factor 2 (programmed frameshift), translated to MIDLYEINEKLKKFNEILNEVGGSLDLEKLKEENILLEQEMQEPDFWNNQEKAQKIAQKLKSNTNRMNDYLNLKQQVEDIELLLKLIIEEDDESQISEIKSDMKEVEDQLEAARIVALLSGEYDKNNAILSIHSGAGGTEAQDWADMLYRMYTRWVESHGYNLTVLDILPDTEAGIKSVTLLVEGENAYGYLKSEKGVHRLVRLSPFDSSNKRHTSFASVDIIPEISEDNDIEINESDLRIDTYRSSGAGGQHVNTTDSAIRITHIPTGIVVSCQNERSQHSNKATALRMLKSKLIEIKEMEQKEKIEDIQGKYNQIAWGSQIRSYVFHPYNLVKDHRTNAEIGNVQSVMDGNIDMFMNEYLKMKSLKQS